TTTAGAATTTTTCACAAGCAAGGTATTTCTGGCCTACATGCCATCATGTCTGTTCTGAAAGTCATATTTATCCGACTGGTATCTCTCTGAAAGGACAGCCTGTAGATTGGACTTCTCCAGGAGATGGTTATCTGATAACACCACAAATATGTCCTTCAAACACTTTCTGGGAAACTGCACAGGCAGCAGAAACAAAAaccagtcaataaacagcatcTTGAACACGGAGACATGGTATGGGCACTAACATTGGTGGATGATCTCCTCGAAGGCATGCCGCTGCACACGGTCCCTCTGCTTCAGCTGCTCTGCGACGTGCCTCTTCCATTAGCACTCCACACGACGCTCTGCCATCACCAcctgcacacacacccacccaccaagAAGCCAATACATCCATCACGCCCAGCCTCATGAACCCATTTCAAGACAAATGACTGGTAAAAGCATCTAAGCACATCACAGCTTCCAATAATGTATCAAGTAAAGCCAAGTCTAATAACAATAAATGGGCAAGGCGAGTATTGCTGCTTTATCCTTGTTAGAATACATCCATGTTCCATTTTATTCTGTAATATTTCAAAATACCAAATTTTAGGTGGAATATCAATATTCTGAAAAAAGTCAAAcagggaatagagacagagaggaaggggcGAGCGATAGGGTTTACCACGCCCAAAATCGGTCCACAAAAATAAGACCACGAAGTGAGGAATTTTTGTTGAGGTCAATTGGCTacaatggtcccacctgatctcacTTCCCATCTTTGAGGAAATCTATATCCATTGTTAAAGCGGTCACTCGCCCATCTTGCCAATATAATATTTGCTATAGTTAGCTATATGACCACAGTCGAATGTTGAATTCAAAGCCTGTAATCTCAACCACAAATGGCTTTGGTTGGTCTAAAGGCAAAAACATTTTAGCTGTCACATGCGTCGCCaacaacaggtgtacactaacagtaaaatgcttacttaggtgtccttttccaacaatgcagagttaataATAAATATAGAAAACAAAATAGTGACAAGGAATacatacacagtgaataacaataGAGTAAATAACatgggggtaccagtacaaagtcgatgtgcaggggtaggtGGTAATTGAGGTaactatgtacatataggtagtgCTAAAGTGACTATAAATACACCATCAACAAATCCTAATTAAGCTGTCAattttgcaaattatggtagcCCTCCCTGTTCTCATGCTAGCAAACTAACGTGAACTATCTAACATTAAGCAACACATGCCAGCTAACTAAACATATTAAAGTTAATTTGTAGTTAGTGTTTTCTAGCTAACGTTGGAATAAATTGTTTGTACGTTACAGTACGTCTATAGCACGACAAGATAGCTGTTTTCAAACACGAAGTCATTAGTTAGGCTGGTAACTAGCAACAAGAGGAATGGACAATATTGGTAACTAGCTACTTACAAATCCACTCAGATCCTGACATGCTGTAGTTTTCAACTGCCTAATTGTGTTAACTTGGCGTTAGTTGATGCTGTGAAAAAAGTTGAtgaaaaccacagccaataagcAAATGGTAGCTAATCAAGGCAATCGATATTCGTCAGTCGAGACAAAAGCCCAAAATATTTAGGGAAAAAACTTGAACCATCAACACACCATCTAAACGATTCTTCAGACACAAATGAACAGTTCCGTGTTTGCTGTATTGTTGTTTTTCAGTTTAGAATATCCCAAGGTTATCTCGCTAACCAACTCCAGTCGATCCAGCTTCAATTAACTTTACAACCATTTTGTCTTTCCTTCTTTTTAGAAAGCGTTCGAATACCCGTACTATTTGTAACGTAATTTGAGTATGTAGTATGGTTATTTTTCAAAGAATGGATAGGGTTAGTATGTCAAAAGTTCCCGGATGGCATACTACTACATTCGCTAAATTACAAAGAAAACACGCAGAGGACACTATTTCCGTACTTCtcgggcccataatgcaattcttcaggaaATGGACGTGGCTTCGCaacattttcagatttgaagaaaatggcgtTAAATATGCAGCCGTAGTCCGGCGATAGCGGATACAAATTAACTGCCTTAActatgacaaatgttaagaaaatgttgagcaaaGTATTAAAGTAATGCATCTTCAAATTATTTACACTACACGTTATATTGgctacgctatccttacgaaccacattgcatatcattacagcataGGTACTACCGGTATGTTGGCTACTAATACATTGAACTTGCCATTATATCAACTATAtatatttaactaagcaagtcagttaagaaaaaaatcttaatttcaatgacggcctaggaacagtgggttaactgctttgttaaggggcagaacagatttttacattgtcagctcggggattcgatcttgccaactttcagttactagtccaatgctccaaccaccaggctacctatcTAACTATGCAACGTTTATTGACGTGATTATTCACGTCATTCATAGCTAAGTGGTATCGTCGTTTTGCTTTCACAATGGacataaattcactctggctatctactccgattttagagcactctcgtctgtgtGCTAGAGTGCAGAATAATTGAGGATTTCACAAACGCTCAACACCTGTTTAATATGGcgggtgtcagtaaacgtcggcaaaaaaagcatcattaaattgttgccagtagCACAGTTACcaacgctctagataacatgaaaacagtctAATCAGCTCTGCTATGGCGAGTGAAATGGTCAGAATGAGGTGTTCTCATTTGTGTCgaagtagctagccagttagcttgtgTGCTTGACTGCAGTGCCATTGTGATGGTCAGAACCCTACCCTCtgccagtgtgcgctctgaacactCAGAGAGGGGAAACATTCAGAATTTACGAATGGACTATCTGAAAATGCTCTGAATTTAAAAGCACACTGGCATTCCACATTGAATTTAAGAACACAAAAATGTCTTGGTAGCAAGAGGTTGTATATCAACTGaatcaacttccggtagacagaCGTAACACTAGTATGCTCAGCTGAAAGGATACCGTTTGTTTACAgaatactaaaatgaactaatattatgtagtatgggtattcgaacacagctcccGTTTGAATTTCCCGCCGGCTAGACGTTGTGTTGCGGACTGCACATTTTGATAACAAAAAAAACAAGTATGTAGCTGAGTCACaaatatttcaccggatgtataaattTGCACTACCAAATCCACTgaccggcagtgggagaagattgAAAGAGATGTATTTTGTCATTCAGACGGTTTTCTCATCGATGAAGCATTTGATCACAATACAGTTTtttgttcccaaaactagaattaGCTATGATTGTCCAAGTTCtatagactttaccctttgccaaagttgtaaaaaaaaatcgCATTTATTAAAAGGAGTGCAAAGgcaaattgagttattgcacacgcgcactaggatctcgctagctcgtgcttggctctgcccacctcctggCATGTTCTACCCAGTATGACTCATTTGTTCTAGTTGGAAAACGACAGACTTTGGTCTATCTTAATTTATTCATAAAAATCTTCGTCTGAGTCTGGTACTGGACTCGATGCAGAGGGTGTGTCAAAAGGGCTCTGCTATAGGTTAGACGCTCTTGATTGAAAGTTATTTGTCTATGCCATTAAAAGTTTTCACATTGGTCAATTCCATACCGTTCTCTACCTGATGTTCTGGGGACTACTGACAGCTGGTTGTTTTGTgctaatatactgaacaaaaatataaacacaacatgtaaagtgttggtttcatgagctgaaatagaagATCCCATAAATTTTCCATATGCCCCAAAAACCTTATTTCTCTCtacttttgtgcacaaatgtgtttacatccctgttcgtgagcagttttcctttaccaagataatccatccacttgacaggtgtggcatatcaagaagctgattaaacaggattatcactacacaggtgcaccttgtgctgtggataacaaaaggccactctaaaatctgcagttttgtcatacaacacaatgccacaaatgtctacatttttgagggagcgtgtaattggcatgctggctgcaggaatgtccaccagagctgtttacagataattgaatgttaatttctctaccaaaagtcacctccaacgtcgttttagagaatttggcagtgcgtccaaccggtctcacaaTTGCAGACCACATATAACCACGCctctccaggacctccacatctggcttcttcacctgcaggatcgtctgaggggGAGTGGATGGGGTGCTGAGGAGAATTTCTGACTTGTAATAAAGcactttgtggggaaaaactaattctgaatatctgggcctggttccccagtgggtgggcctggctccaaaGTGGTTaagcctatgccctcccagaccAATCCATGGCTGAGcccttgcccagtcatgtgaaatccataaattagggcctaatgaatttatttgtattgactgatttcctcatatgaactgtaactctgtaactgaAATTGAGTTCAAGAAACACACATCTCAacaacaactgttcagaggagactgcgtgaatcgggccttcatggtcaaattgctgcaaataaaccactattaaaggacaccaataagaggtagagacttgcttgggccaagaaacatgagcaatggatattagaccggtgtaaatctgtcctttggtctgatgagtccaaatttgagattatttgttccaacagccgtgtctttgtgagatgcagagtaggtaaaCAGATGAtcttgtgtggttcccaccatgaagcatgaatgaggaagtgtgatggtgctttgctggtgacactgtcagtgatttatttagaattcaaggcacagttaaccagcatggctaccacggcattctgcagcgatatgccatctcatctggtttttGCTTAttgggactattatttgtttttcaagaggacaataacccaacacacctccaggctgtgtaagggctatttgaccaagaaggagagtgatggagtgctgcatcacatgacctggcctccacaatcccacaacctcaacccaattgagatggtttgggatatgttttatttcataattttgatttcttaaaaattaagaaaaaccataggagtatgtgtccaaacttgtgactggtactgtatatatagtagtagtacacctGAATAATACGTAGGATAGAATAGTATGTGGACAGCAACAGTTTAATAGGATAGGCCTTGGCTAAAATACAGtctatacatatgaagtgggtaaaacagtatgtaaacatgattgaACTTACcagtattctatgtctatgtaaataggcctctaaggtgcagggttgagtaaccgggtggtaacCGGCTAGTGACattgactaaagttcagggcagggtactggttgGAGGccggtctgatggccttgagatagatagatgtttttcagtctctcagtcccagctttgatgcacctgtactgacatcaCCTTCTGAATTTCTTCTGCCTcgctgttgcgccttcaccacactgtctgtgtcatTTAAGatttcagtgatgtgtacaccaaggaacttgaagctttccacctagTCCACTGCGgccctgtcaatgtggatgggggcgtgctccctctgctgtttcctgaagtccacgatcagctcctttgttttattgacattgagggagagggtaTTACCTCTGTAAGCCCATCATGCACATTCAGAGTTTAGCAGCACTCAGTCCACTCTTGTTATAGTGTCATGAAACATAGTCCCCCATCTGACTCCACActgaaataaaaataacaattaGCTAATTGCCAATGTCAGGCTGGGTATGTAGCTCTATGGCTGCATTTAGTCAGGcatcccaattctgatattttttccactggTCGTTTGACCTTATTTATTCTAGCCTATAGATGATCAAATGATTGACTTCATATATTTCAATAAAAAAATCTACTTTGCTTACCATAAAACATTTTGGAATGCTTATTGGTATTTTCAACAACAGTCTTCTGAAACCAGACAGTGGTCATTGCTGGTTAAATGGCAGTTGGTGGATGTATAGATGTTCAAACATTTTTTATTATAGAACATTAAGGATTGAACCTTTTTCTGAAAAGGGGTCTTTCATTTTTTTAACCAAATAACcaaaaggttctatatagaactcTAAATAACCTTTTTTTTCCTAAGAGTGTGGTTCAAGCCCAGTCAGAGGCAAGTTGAGGGAGGAAGTGAAACAGGTAATGTAGCACAGTGACGCCGGTTACATTAACCAATTATTTTACCTTGTCTGAAGCAAATCTACAGTCCAACTGTAGATTTGTACAACAGATTCTGACCCAAGTATCTGGGTTAGACACATATCAGATGAAATGTTAAATAGTAAATAACAGAatataattgtttttattttgagTGGAGTATTTATTTAGATGTCCTGCAGGAAGCTGAGCGATCACAAGACATTACTTGAACATATGGCTGTAGTCAGTTTCGAATCACAGGATTGACTATAAAATTCAGATAAGTACTGTATTCGATGCTTACCCACTGGcgacacactggttgaatcaacgttgtttccacgtcatttcaatgaaattacgttgaacccaTGTGGATtagacgtctgtgcccagtgggtatctTTTCCATTAATTTGGAGTTGTGGAATAGCTTATATTTTCCATTAATTTGGATAACCAATATCAATAAAACAATAATCATCAACAGAGTAatgtttttattttcaatacatttcaaaGTAATAAACATTGCATTAATATTCACAGTGACTCAACTCAAGACAACAAAAACAAAGCAACAAAAATATATAATGGTAAATTCAAACCAGTAAATTCATACTTCGGCGAAGAAACAAAtggaaacagacaaacaaacaaattaGATTGAAAAAAACCCACATTTTAAACTGCTTTAAACATAAGCTTTTGAACTCCCAGACTCTGACACATGTGGTGCCCTATAGATCTGTTGTCCACCGCTTGTTTTGGAGTAGTTGTATGAATATCCCCTGTAAGACAAGTAGGGTACAATAGATTGGACAATGATTTCTTTGACTAGCTCATGTAACAGATGGGAAATCGCTAGCTAACTAGTGTTGGCTAGCCCATCACCTGCCTGGAGACCTGAGATAGTGTTGTCCTCACTTTTTCCAACCAAGACCATGGTTTTGGTAGGATAATGGTTAGCTTGCCAATAACTTTGGGAGTAGGAAGTGTCtttggttgcatcccaaatgggccagagccctatagtgcactatatagggattagggtgcaatttgggacttaACTTTGTGGATGCAATTACTCACCCTGTGGTGGGTCCTGATGGACCCCTCTTACAGGAACAGCAGAGCATGACACCACCTAGAATGGCCAAACAGGCAGCTCCCCAACCCATGTATAGACCTGCACCCAGTTCAAACCTAATGGACAGAGAATTAATCAactttacctgtgtgtgtgtgtgtgtgtgtgtgtgtgtgtgtgtgtgtgtgtgtgtgtgtgtgtgtgtgtgtgtgtgtgtgtacacaaagGTTTTTATGAAAATGGTTTTAATTGATTGGTTGAGTGACGTGACCggaaaaaactcctggccctaattTGGACGGCAATTTGCAGGCAGTACTTTCAGCTTTTGGGATGTGTATTCACCTTACTCCTGCAAAGAATGGATCATGGAACTCCTGCACCACCCGTGCAGCGTACCATGACACAGCAGTCAAGGTGGAAAGACCTGCAGGAGAGGCAGATTGAGATGGTTGATAAACAGCAGAAGAAAGAGagatgcagagtgtgtgtgtgggggggggagaagaagtgagagagagagattggtacTAAGATTAGAGGAGAACTGATTAAAGATGATGATGCTGGCAGTTGAGAGTTGGTTGGGAGTTCACCTGATAAGATGAACAAGCTTCCGCCTGTCAGAGCGATTTTGCCCTTGGCCTGTTCAGAAGTGCTGCCGATCTTTGTGCATTTCAGCCCCAGCACTGACACAATGATGGACGCTAGACCCAGGAGCAGAGCAATGATCATCAGGGCTCGAcatgcctgtatgtagcctgaaCACAGGAAGCGACAGAGTTCCAGTCAACAACAGACATTGCATCGATAGAGAGCCTGAGTAGACTGAGACTTGGGAGGGAAATGTGCTCAACTCTATCCTCTTGcgtgtctaacaacacacacatgcactgaaGAAGGCATAGCAGAAATGTTTGCAGGGTGTACTAGTGGGACATGTTGCCTAAAGAAAATAAACAGACTTCAATTGATGCTATCAAGCGAGTGCTGGTGGCCTTTTTTAATTGTTAGACACTGCTAAAGCCTGATATCAACTTCCTGTATGTCACCTACAGAACACACAAATGGAGGCTTCAACTCTGATGTAGGATGTGTCTAAGAGACATAACTGTACCAATGCATGGATCATTCATGTTTGCTGAAGAGACACTCAATTGAAAATATGAAGACATTGTGTTCCTCTTATTCTTAAAACATTTGGCAACATCAGTAATCTAACAAAACGGACTATTTAAGGTTGTTGTATGTAATTGATTGACCTTTACACAGAAAAATCGCATCACATAACAATAACCATTTGAGTTGGCCAGTGACATAGAAAAGCAGGAAACATTTCCCTTTAGAGTTCCCTTTGACCAGGGATGTCAATCTAATTTGCCGTTATTGTTTGGAGACAGGTTTTGGAGATGATCTATTAGTCCAGTTTGGGAGTAGTAGTCAGTCCAGTACCTACCAGGCAGAGCGAGCATAGACTCAAAGTCTTTGCAGTTCCTAATGCCGGCGCTGTTCTCGGCACATGAATGAAATAGATTCTGGAACTGGCGTGTGGAAACGATGACACTGCCAGACACCGAGGACAGCTTCCAGTAGTCATTGGCTAGTGAGGAGCCGGTGAGCAGCCAGCTTGCCACGCACAACAAAAACCCAGTTAGTTCCACTGCCGTCGACATGATCacccagagcacacacacacaggtgtgggAAAAGGCTTCTAAACTTGAGGTTGAAACCCTCAGACACACAGAATGATTGAAAATGGCCTCACGAGATATGCAAGTTGTTGTATATCCTTGATCGGTCTCCAATGTGCTGGGTGTCTGTTGTCTTGTTTCAAATGTAGAGAACTTTAGTCTATGCACAGGGGTTGTAAAGCAATAGGAGGCGTGTAAAAACCATAGAGGCTTCACCTATAAGGTGACGGTGACCAGGGTTTAGAGCTTAGGTGTGGTCTAAGGAGATAAACAATATGACAGATTGGTTCATCGAAATTGGTTTAGATTGGTTCATCGAAAGCGATGACACCCATCCTGACCCACTGTTTGACTTTCTCAACTATTAAATCAGGAGTTTCACATAGAGACAGTACCTGCCATTGGTGTTTGCCATTGGTGTCTCCTTAGAATATTCAGGTTAGACAATACTCTTTTaatatctctctctgtaacaatgaaagtactgggttagggttagggttaaaactatagcttgttaacaagaaatttgtggagtggtggaaaaatgagttttaatgactccaacctaagtgtatgtaaacttctgacttcaactgtaatggtTAGCAAATATAAATCATTCATTAGAAATGCCACACCTTCATAGTTTTAAAACAAAATTATACTAAGTTGAAAAAAACTACAGTCTGACATTGTTATACAAATCTCACACTTAGTGATCCACATTCTAAATTAAGGAGGGAAACAACATGGCCCACATTGAATCAAGTGGTGAGGTGACTATGGTTCTGACTACAGTTCTTCACTCTTATGAATGTGTGGTTATCTAGGAGTCTGTTGCAGTGTAATAGaggcacacccacccacacacactctaaataatgccactttaataatgtctacacatcttacattactcatatcacatgtatatactgtattgagaaccaatcactggacactttaataaatggacttTAAATattgccactttaaataatgccactttagtcatgtttacatatcttacactACTCatatcacatatatatatactgtattttatataatctactgcaccttgcctatggccatcgctcatccatatatttatatgtacatattctcattcacccctttagatttgtgtgtattaggtagttgttggggaattgttagattacttattagatttgtgtgtattaggtagttgttgggaattgttagattatttgttagatattactgcactgttggaactagaagtacaagcatctcgctacactcgcattaaaatctgctaaccatgtgtacgtgaccaataaaatttgatttgatttgacacacacacaatgaaaggAAACCAAGGTCAGTGTGATTGTCAATGATTGACCGAGCGATGATACAATGATACTTGTGCGATTTACAACCCCTATTACCTTCATGGCCTGAAACTAAGACCATATGGCCTGCATACCTCAGTGTGGTGGTTGACAGTTGAAAGTGACAGTCATGTAGGAAAGGAAGTAAAAAATACTACCGTACTACGTTGTCAATGTGAGAACAGCTTCAAAAAGTCCTGCTTAAGACTttggctgtcctaatatggacactgaACTACAGGCCTACTATAATTGATTTCACAGATACTCTATGTCAGTCTGATCCACACAATACGTTTGTTATATAAATTCTTCTTTAGATCTTTGCTCAGTTTCTTAATGAATTTGTGTTGTATGGACAATTATCAAAGCAGCACAGTCATTTTAGACAAGGGTAAAACTACATAAAGTATTTTAATCAGCAGCCGATATCTAACTGCTGGGTCAATCTTGGCTGGAATTTAATCGAAAACCACCATTGCAATGTTTACACAGTGCTTTTGCCCACAAACTACTGCCCGTGCATACATACTACTCATTTTGGAACAACATTTTGGAAGGCATCTACCAGGGAAGGAAGTATGTTTATGTGACAACCGAAGAAGATTTTTACAACATtcaaagatttgtatttgatcatagAAAAATAAATCCTTGCGGGTCAATCTGTAATCAAATTATTTACTTTTAAATTAATAACATAAACCCATAGATTTTTTGAAGACTACAAATTATAaaagcctcatgagcttagttcaactgtcgtactccATCAAAAcccaaaatgtttttgtttttttaaattttaacaatgtaattgcaaacaaagactatatagcctcaaaacatggttaaaactatagttTGGATGGTCCGTCCCtgaatccatagctctgtctttgaatttgaaagtggttacatttctctaacaccattcctcagctgtttaccaataCCATTTTGTTGTTtaaactacagattgcccctttaatacTGCATGTGAGTATTGCACTGAGCCCTGCATGTCTCTCACCTGGTAGCCCCAGTACAGTCTTGTACCTCTGGCATTGCACAGAGCCCAGGGACGTGGCTGCGCAGGTCATCCACAGGCCCTCGAACTGCCAGTTGTTGGTTGTGACAGCCCCAGAATGGCTGCGTACCCTCCAGGAATGGGAACTAGTGCAGCTGTTCTCCAGACACCAGCCAATCACCCCTAAAGACAGACCCAGGATCTGGAAGGCTAAAAGCATGGTGGTCCGTCCTGACGGCTGATTTACTGGGAAGAGAGAAGGCACAACAAACTATTTTTGTTATGTATTAGTTATGAACCTACACTGTAGTGTTAACTATATTCCAGTAGGCAAAACTGGTTGCACTGTCTTCAATATGATATATTGTATGTCACCATGGTCAGGTTGTATGATAGTTGTATAAGGGCGTTTTGTTAATTTGGATAGGCTCATCAGTCATTTTATCTGGGCAGGCAAATCATCTAGGATACGTAGAGCAATACTTCAAAGGAGACAAAATGGAGGATTGGCACTTCCAAATTTACTGCTTTACTATTGGGCAGCCATTATTCAAAACATTATGATCTGGTGTAATGATCTAGGTACCAACAGGTGCTCAATAGAGGCACACTCCTGCCAATCATCCTGCCTTTCTGCTCTTGCTTGTGCCCCACTGTCCCTGTATCTTTTAAAGTATACGGGAAACCCCATTGTGCACTCTACATTGAAGATCTGGAGACAGTTTCGTCAACATTTTAGACTTCTGCCCCTTCTCTTCTAAGCCCTATCTGTATCAACCACCTATTTGTACCCTCCAAACACCACAAGGTGTTTGTTTTGTGGCATGAGAGAGGTTTGGTTTGTTTCGAAGATGTATTTTGGATGGGAAGTTTGTCAGTTTTAATGATCTCGTAGCTAAATCTAATCTTGCTCATTCTAATCTTTTCCGCTATTTTCAAACCCTTAACTTTGTTCGCTCTCATTTTCCTACCTTTCCTCAAATACCTCCCAAGACGTTGCTAGAGGAGATTTTGTCCCTCCCGTGGAATCGGCAAGGTCTGATTTCTAGATTATATGACATTATGCTGTCCTCTGAACCCTCTCAAATAAACAAAATCATGACAGACTGGGGTATGAACTTGAACATGACCTTGCAGATGACTGGTGGGAGGAGGCTCTTCTTAGGCTTAACTCCACATCCTCATGTGCTCGGTTAAGTTTCATTCAGTTCAAAGTCTTGCACAAAATTCACTACATCAAAGAAAAACTGAGTAAACTCCTCCCAGACACGAATGACGAGTGATAGATGTTCATTCACTCCTGCAGACTACACCCATATGTTTTATTTGTCTTCTAAGATGTCTGAGTATTGGTCATCCTTTTTTAATACTCTCTCGAAAATTCAGCCTTTAATTTCCTTTTTTGAACAGTTGCCTTCTATTGATCAGGAGTAAGAATTTTGGCCAACGGGATACGGGAGGGTGTGGGTAGGAAGGGATAGTATGTtgtgatattttttatttttgtatatgTGTActtgtgtgcatgtgtatatTTCTATATTATTATTTCCAAtcgtacatttattttatttttgtatgtATGCTGCTTTTGTTGTTAAAGTGAGGGAGATGTTTCAATAAGTATGGTGGGATAAAAGGATGTATCTGTTCAATTTGTCATTTGTATTTCTTTATGttctataaaaatatatttttttaaaaaggGGGTTTTGATAAATTATTTTTCTGGTCGCTAAACCACGTTATCTGAACCACCAACATACAGTGACTTCAGAAAATATTTATACCCCTTGATttacagcctaaattcaaaatggactaaatatatattttttctcacccatctacacactataccccataatgataaagttaaaatatgttttaaattcttttagcaaatttattgaaaatgaaatacagaaatattaaatattcacaccccttttaATACTTTGCAGAAGTACCTTTGatggcgattacagctttgagtcgtctctGTATCGGC
This DNA window, taken from Oncorhynchus nerka isolate Pitt River linkage group LG23, Oner_Uvic_2.0, whole genome shotgun sequence, encodes the following:
- the LOC115106772 gene encoding claudin-19-like isoform X1, producing the protein MLLAFQILGLSLGVIGWCLENSCTSSHSWRVRSHSGAVTTNNWQFEGLWMTCAATSLGSVQCQRYKTVLGLPGYIQACRALMIIALLLGLASIIVSVLGLKCTKIGSTSEQAKGKIALTGGSLFILSGLSTLTAVSWYAARVVQEFHDPFFAGVRFELGAGLYMGWGAACLAILGGVMLCCSCKRGPSGPTTGGYSYNYSKTSGGQQIYRAPHVSESGSSKAYV
- the LOC115106772 gene encoding claudin-10-like isoform X2, translated to MSTAVELTGFLLCVASWLLTGSSLANDYWKLSSVSGSVIVSTRQFQNLFHSCAENSAGIRNCKDFESMLALPGYIQACRALMIIALLLGLASIIVSVLGLKCTKIGSTSEQAKGKIALTGGSLFILSGLSTLTAVSWYAARVVQEFHDPFFAGVRFELGAGLYMGWGAACLAILGGVMLCCSCKRGPSGPTTGGYSYNYSKTSGGQQIYRAPHVSESGSSKAYV